The nucleotide window GATCCAGAGGTGTCCTGTCCCCATGTCTGAACAGCTGAGAACAAAAACATGTCAAATGAGGCCGATTAAATCCCCCGAGTTCCCTAGTCATTCGTACTGACGTACAAGATAAATCGATAAGCGTTCCACCTGGACAGTCAGTCATATTGAAGCCGCGTCATGTGCAAATATAACAGATGTCAGAATGAAACGTATGAAAATATCGACAAATGTCAATCGTGAAATAAAAACGAGTGAACACATctcataaatttataaaaaaatgtaattaggAAATTCTGTCATTTGGCGTCTTTTTTAGATATTCATCAGAACATTAACAAATGAAAACAATGAAAtgcataaaaataaacaaataaatacataaataaatcaattaattgtaTCAGAAAACCATCAAATGGACAGTAATTTAGagatatacaaaaaaaaagaaagaatgaCTTTCCACTATTGAACGTTCACTTGCACTTTTGACCTTGCTCTTGATACCCCTTTACCTGACCCAATGACTTTCCgagtgaaaccgcgtgtagtGAAAGTGGTGTCAAGGTTATAGTGGCAAATGTCAGACAATTCTCCCATCGGTGAATGTAGTTTTCACGAGAGATAGCCTCAAACTTACGACATTAGCGAGAACGATATTTCCCAACTCCGGATCCCCAGCTCTGGACGAAGGGAGCACAATCGTGGCCATAAATAATAGAAGATACAGCATAACGACTAATTTAATGAGATTTAATGAGACGTCtcgaaagaaaatttaatctgGGGGAGAGTTTCACTGGTGTCGAGACATCGtctggatttttttggggatcAGTGAGAGTGCTGAGAGCTTACTCTAGGGGGATAAACTTAGGAAAATGCAGCCGAAATAACGCACAACCTGTGGAATACTGAACGTGGGTACATGCGAAACCTAAACATATTGCTTTTGGAAATCGCCGCCCGGTTTGTACTACATAAATTTCGGTGGAGGGGATAGACCAACGGCCATTGGTGGGCTGATACAGTCGAGAGCTGTgaaaacattgaattttcattgtctACGGTTCACTGATCCTGGTGACGATTTATCAGAGGAATTCGAATGATAAGAGTACGTGAAGAAAGTGCATCTTATTGAAGAGTTCTTGGTAGAGTGGACAAGAGGGGATGGGGTAATTTGGGGCTGGGGGAGGGTTATGTCAGTTGAAACTGGCGGCGAATTCAAtttggtagaaaaaaaaaacatttctgtCTGCAGGGCTGATAACTTTGGAGATATTTGGGAATAATTCAAGAGCATAATATTTAGAGATAAATCAACTTGCAGAATTAATGACTTTGTTATTTTGTTTGAGAAGATAAAAGTTTATTATCTTCTTTAGAAACAATGCACGTTGATGATCTAATATTGTTCGTCTTATGTTCTCTTTGTTCTAATCATAGACTTCAAGGAAATGTGATAAAAGGctattatcaataaaattatgaaatataagTACGGAAGACCTCACGTTCAAAATGCAACGGTTGGTGTTATTCATTAGAGATATTTGTTAGTAATAAGTTATCGTTCGCAAGGCTTCGCAATTTTGCTGAGCTGTTCAATTATCGTTAATCACAAAGAACAtcagatgaaataatttagTTAATTGGAAACTCGTCTGGAGATCTCGTACGTGATTTATAGAATAGAATtttgtagagaaaaaaaatgaaatcgtaATTTGTACAGAGTCCTATGAGGCATTGTTTAATGGACTGTAAAAATCTAAATTGTTGATTTATTACATACTGTGTGTTCCCAAGGCCCACTGTTGCAACTTTATAATTCATTACCTTCAGAATCATGTGTCGTCACTCAAAATCTGCGTCAAGATCATGATGTCCTGGAAGGTGTACACGAATGGGGCGTACAAACAAGGTTAGGATGCACAATCCTCATTTAAACTTCTCGATTTCGTGGGAATACTGGGAAGGTACCATCTGGTACCATGTTGTTGGAAGACAGAAAGAAAACACAATGAAATAATCACTCGGTGGTACCATCAACGAGGGCTCATTCTGTCCTCAACAATCGAAAGACAATTTCACGGAGCACTGAAAGGAGAGTCACAAAAATGGAGTCAGGTAGAGttggaaaaatcataacaattgtttattattgctGAGTTTTAGTAGTTCCTTTGATAGCACTTCACATGGATTGCCCACCGTTGACTGATACCTCAAAGCAATCTCCGAAACAAAgagtaaattattattgaaataccAAATGGATGACTTTTGAAACACTAGTTAATGTTTTGATTTTCAGAGAATCGACTGACAGTGCCCAAGGCTCCCAAACTCACATCACCTGGAAGATCGCGAACACCTCCGCAGGAACTCAAAAAGACGTCACCGAAGAATCTCGATATTCTCAAAAAATACGAAGAGTGGAGTGCAGGTCGATCCATTGAAACTCGTCCCCCTCGTTCACCGTCGCCGAGGAACGATTCACATTTCACATTAAACGAAAactaaatataattaattttgtactgcaataaaaaaagatgaaattttATGTCGCGTTATTATTGAGATTAACAAAAACGAACCAAGCAATAACAATTGACTCATCTTATTATATTTGACTAAAAATGGtcgaaatacaaaatttatcacttATCCCACATACATCTATATATTACATACAATTCTcgtgttttttaattattctaaaatccattttccattcaattttattcaccaGAACCATAGGACGATAGGAAATAAAGctgggggagggaaaaataatagcgAGCAACAATGAaacattaattaacaattgaaaaaaaattcttaactATCTACGAAATATTGTGATTATCGATCcatctgaaaaaaatgctCGGTTTCGATAGAAATTCCATTGAttcgggagaaaaaaaatgtttttttgacaccaaaaattaaacatttgtgactattatcaacaatttaatCTTTCCTACTTATCGATTATGTAGTTCAAGGTTCAAACGATGCAGACTTATTCCGAATGGTATTGagcaatttttctgttttttttctgagaataGTTCAATATGAAAGTGGTAAAGAGCTGATTCTTTTTAATTGTCTTGACTATGCAAGCGAAGTTTCTTTTTAATTGAGGGGTTGGTTTTCTACGGCATAAATTGTAGACAAAAATCGAATCATAATTAACAGtgttaatatttaatgaaaattcactcttgctatttattataattttttttctaatcatttcaaatgtcaattgcatttctataaaaaaacacTCCAAATTCCACTATAATAGAAAATCCACCAATAAATTGGACTTCAAATTGCAATTACATTCATGGGAGTACCCACAAAAATATTATCTAAATTCAACATTATCTCCTGCAATAGGTTCTTAAACAATcctcaaaaatatcaaaactCACCACAATTTACCACTTCATTATTGCATTAATTCCGTCaacttttggattttttaaactttgAACACCACGAACTTCTCTCATGAATGTCACATGGAATTTATTCCACGTGACATCCGGAATGCTCAATATTTCTAGAAATACATGATAAAGCGTTCCATTAGGCCCACGTACAGAGACTCCTGGGGGAATTTATATGCCAAATTTGTCTCATCTTCCGTATCAGGAACATCACATTTTTCTTTGACGATAGCGTTGCACAAGGGATATGAGACCTTGAGCTAAGAACGGCCACATTATCATCAGGGCGAATATCCGAGGGGAGCAGTCCCTCAGTGGCCACCACTTGGGATAAATACTTGGTTGTTGATGCTGGGGCGCGAGTGCCTGCAGCGCCTTGCCCTCGAGTCCCCTGACCCGGCCGGTTATTCTGTCCAAATCCCTCTGAAGGTTCTGCATGGTGACAGCAATCTGATCGAGAAATTCATTGTCCTTCTTCTCCCTGGAGCGTCCCCTTTCATGGCTGCACTTGGTCTCCTCAGGGTCGCTCTTGAACCCATTCGTCAGGTTATTCGGGATCTTGGTATTGTTCTGCACAGCAGACTTCGCAACAAACCTCTCGGGTACGACCTGCGACAGGTTTAACGAGCAACAAAAAAACTGATgactttttattaaaatttttgcacCGACGACTTGTGCAGGGAAATTACGAGTCATTCTGAATTGCATAAAATATTATCAGGAGAAGAATGTTGTGATTATTTACCTCGACTGTGTCTTTGAATTCTTCATCCTCGCCGTCTGTGTCTGGAGGAAGAGGACTCGCACTGTGACTACTCGCCGGACTCGTTTCCAAGCTGCTTGATATGTGTCTCGACGGGTTCCGCACTCTCTGAGGGGATGTTTCCCTTGATCCTAGGGGAGATCATGGATGAGTTGAAATTAGAAAATGAGATAGATGGAAAGAATTAGGAGTTTTAAACAAATTGCTGAGAATTTACTGATATTgggaatttcaattcaatttattctcaaCTCGTCTTGTCTACCTAGAGGGGATCCCGAGAGTGGAGATCCAGGTTGTGACCTTATACGTTCGATAACTGGTCCCACCAATAGTTCAAGATCCTCAGCGGGTACACTCTCGTAGAAGGCGTCCAGACTCCCCAAGAATGTGGCAACATTGTCGGTGTAGGACATTGTCTCGACAATTTTCTTCAACTCCTCGACGTAGTTATTCATCGCCTCCTGGCGACTCATATTCCCGAGTCTCATCCAGGCATCCCACTTAGCTTTTTTCACAACTTCCCAGAAAGCAGGTTTCGATTGCTGGCACGGGCCTTCGGTCGCCTGTTTGTAATACGCGTAGAAACGCAATTGGAGCTCGTGACTCGGTTGATAAGCACCTGTGAATTATCCGTAATGAGGGAATGGATCATCATCATCGGAATAGTAAACGGAAAGTGAGATTTCAAGGTGTTGATCATCGGGAAGACGGTTTTAAACAATTGTGACGATAAAATCAGTTAAGAGTGTCATATTTATCATTGAgttgaatattattatcgTCGATTAAATTGACTTACACAGCAATCGCATTCATCTTTTAACTTAGACTCAGTGgcattgaaattaatattttaaacgAGTGTACTTAATTAACATGTACATTTGTTATTCAAGTATACTCTTAGAATTCCTATTATaggaaagaaaatattaaaaaccaATGATAAAGACATGAAAAGTATTTGCAAATTGTTAAATAGTGAAGAACGAATAATTTCTatgaattcattaacaattgaaatttcaatgttaGATTTCAATAGCACACGACAAAGATCCCACTCCCAGAATAATCTCCTCCCTTCCCGTACGGCAGTCATCGATAAATCAAACTCCTCAAaatcattattaataaaagTGAGAATGTGAAAGTGTTAATCCAATTTTTTGCACTCATCAGAGCCCGACCAGATCCCCGTAGTCATTCTCACTTTCGAAACTTCACGCTACAGCCCACTACATATAAAAAACGTAACTCTCAGGTAATAGACCATCGGAAGAAGGTGCAAAAACCTAACTTATGAATTAGCAAATTCAGAAGAATAAATAGTTCCATTCtccgagaagagaaaaaaagttgatgaataatttatcaggaAAGATAGACTCTTGACTCGAatgcattaattaaattaaaaaatttccagtgatgaCATATATACAATGGAATTAAATCTAAATATAGTTAATGAACAATAATAATGTATATCCGGTGATAGAAGTGTTTAAAAAACTacgaattttaaataaattcagagATGGTTGAAATGTCGACgaataaatataaaagaaTGACAATTATAATGAAGATCATAATTGCGATGAGTCAGCGTAAGGTTAGTGACTGAACAACGAtagataaaataatgaattaacgttttttcgataaaattttccatattttctcCCTCCCAATCACAAAAAGATAATGAGTTCGTGTGGACTTTGTCTCGATTCACGCGACGTCACGAATTCCCTCGAAAAAGAGACAGAATCTACCGAAAGTTGGGACGATAAAGCCCTTTACCCTCTGTCATTATCAGCCGAGGAggtagagaaaataaaatgataaatcccTCACCATTTTTAGGCAGACTCCTGATGACATTGACAGCAGCATCGAACTTTTCTTGAGTGGTCATGCCTCTCCTTTCACTGGTCACAAAACAAGAGTCTCGTATTTACGTCTCAACAGTTAAAAACCCTGACaaataaagaaaagaaaaaaaaaatgatacatTCGACAGTTGCGTTCACTTCAACGACACCAGCTGTACAAGAGCGCAACTCAGACCCGATCAGCGAGTCTAGTGTTGCCtgtaaatgaaaatgaatgaaaataggtgacaattttttttggtataTTTTTCCAACTTAGCGAGCCAATAACGATTGAGATCGTTTTCACTCATTCCCGAGTGGTGAGTATTGTCAGAAAATTGAGTACATTGTCGTGGTGACAGCTACGACGGTGTTGGGTCCCTAGGAGACTTGGGTTTGTTACCAGATTACAGGAGCTGGTAGCAGCGACCCTGATGCCCAACTTCATTATCCTCTAGATTATTGAAgactgtaggaggcccaggagcagagaaaacgcgaaaaacgaaaaaatggaatttagaATATTGTCAGAGTCTTATAAGAATGGCAAATGACTCCTCCGAATGTCATGCCACGTACTCCGCGGTAATGCCTTACCAACAGACACGTTCACCATCGTAGTTCATGCGCCACCGATACTAAATTTTACGGTTAAAGCCACTCCACGCGTGTCAGCAATCGCCGGTATAATATCTGCCTCGATCGCTGATAAGTCTCTTCGCAAGAGGAATAGTCAAACTAGAACAACAATTGTGAattgaaaaacttgaaaatgtcGACTTTCTTGTATTTTGCTTATGGAAGTAATTTATTAACTAAAAGAATTCACATCAACAATCCCACTGCTGTGAGGAGAGGCATTGGATGCCTGAAGGTAAACAAATCTGATATATTGTCTCAGTTGTGAAAAATCGACCGAAAAACCTAAGAATTTAAAAGCCAAAAATTACAACTtgtgaaaaagaaataattaattttatgacttCGTTCAAGGACTTTAGACTCGATTTTACGAGATATTCTGAGAACTGGAGAGGGGCCTCGGCGACGATAGTCCCTACACCGGATGCTCACGTGTGGGGGGCTATTTGGGAAATTGATCTGTGTAATTTGGCAGATTTGGATCGTCAGGAGGGAGTTGATGATGCGATTTATTTTCCACTTGAAGTCGATGTGGAGAGGCCTGAGGGGGGGACTGTCAAATGCCGGGTTTATCAGCAGTGTAATAATCCGAGGGAGTGTATACATGTTGCAAAATTGCCAGAGCAACGACAGCCTTCACTAGTTTATCTGTAATTACCATTTTGGATTGACTATTCCTCCTTAGAAATGATTTATAACGTCATGCAACGTCGAGATATGCTGTCATTGTACATACATGTCTCTATGTTCGTTCGAAATGCAATCGATTTTAAATCAAGAACGAAACACTGTGAACATTTCATTTCAGAACAACGATGTTCAAAGGAGCTGAAGAAAGTGGAATTCCCAGCAGCTACGTAGACTACCTGAAGTCTGTTAAGCACAATGGATACGCAGGAAAGGTAGACATCGGGTAAGTACAGTAAAGAAACGAGCCTTTAACTTTTCCACCAACCGATCAACTTAATTGAACTTTCAAGTATTTACAAAATGAGTAGAATTATTGTAATAAATGCCTCACGCGGTGCTCTCCACCTTCGGGTACTTCCTTTCGACGCTAAAGTGTATTCTCCTGTCGCAGCCTGGCTCAGAGTGAAATATGAAGGACTTGATGGGAGCATCTCCAGCGAACTCTCGGTACTGCGGGCTCTCCGTGGCCAGTCGAGCCGCTTCCTCGTCACTGAGGGTGTCCAGTATTTCCCTGCGGACCTTGAGTTTCTCCAGACCGTTGCCATTTACCTGAATACACGAatcaatcatttatttttctatcaattaatatatgtaaaataataagaataaagaaaaggaattttgaaaatggtGAGTCAAATCACAATTGAAATTGAGTTAAGCTTTTGGAAAGGGAGTATTCTTTGACACGTCAAATGGATTCCTGTCACTTGAATTGAGACTTACGATGATTGAAAGATCTAACTCATAGTCCATGTCCACCTCCGGCCACTGTTGTTCGAGCAGATCCTTGTCGAAATTCAGCGTCTCATCATCTTTGGCTAGATGATATTTAGCTGAGCAGAGTCCAGCCCACAATTCAGAGGCGAATTGCGGGGCAATAGGGGCCAGCATAATTATTTGGGCAGCAAGAGCTCTCTCATATTCTCGGGAATGGGCCACACAATTCACGTGCACCTGAGAGcatgaaaatattgttgaaCTATAAAGTGTTTCGTGAtaatatcataaaaaattctgcCTGGTCTCTCAACTCACCTTCCTGATACTATTAGTCAGGCCCTGCATCTTAGAAATGGCCACACTGAGCTGTTGACTGTCAACAATATTGAAGTTCACTCCTTTGATATAAAAGTTCCTACTGTCAAACAGGTACGCATCCTCCTCCCTAAGTCTCTCCTCCTCCTTGACGACCCCGACTCCTCCCTCGTCGACGCCTCTCCGGATCTCCAGGAGCTTCCCAACAGTCAGCCACAGTCTCTTCTGCCAGTTGAAGATCCCCTGGAAGGTGTCCTCACTCCAATTTCTGCTGGAAACCGGCGCGACATCAGCGAGGATGATGAGCCTTGTGGTGTCTGCCCCAAATCTCTTAAACATGTCCTCGGGGTCGACTCCATTGTGCTTGGACTTGCTCATCTTCTCCCAGGAGGCGACTACAGGACTGTTTGTTTCTTTCTCCAcccaattttttccctttttctcgACTTCGTCGGGCCTCAGGTACTTGCCGCTGGATTTTACCCTGAAAGACCTCCCCATGACCATCCCCTGGACCAGCAGCTGCCTGAAGGGCTCTTGAGTGGGCACCAGGCCCTCAGAGTGGAGGAAGTGGTTGATAAATCTGGCGTAGTACAGGTGGAGAGCTGCGTGCTCTTTACCACCGATGTACAGGTCCACTGGGAGAAAGCCCTCGGCTTTCTCCTTGGAGAACATCTCCTGAGAATTGTGAGGGTCGATGTATCTGAGGAAGTACCAGGAGGAGTCGACAAAGGTGTCCATTGTGTCGCTTTCCCGGAGGGCTGGGCCTCGACAGGTGGGACAGGACGTGTTCAGCCACGTCGGGGAGTCCTTCAGGCTCTGGAACTCGAAGTTTTTCGTGCTGGGGACGACAAGATTTTTGGAAATCTCTATTTTCATATATCTCCATTTACAGTATTAAACACTATTGTAACAATTTCACCTACCTATCGATCTCCGGCAGCACCACTGGCAGCTCTTCTTCAGGAACGGGCACGACCCCACACTTAGAACAATGAACAACCGGAATGGGCGTTCCCCAATACCTCTGTCTGGACACCAGCCAATCTCTCAGGTTGGAGCTCACCTTGAACCCCCCGATCCCCATCTCCCTGGCCTGACTCATCACTTCCTCGCGCTTCCTGAGCAGCTCGTCCTCTTCGTATTCCGGGATGTCACTGTAATTCAACTTCACAGCGTCAGCGAAGTTCCTGGAGACCTCACAGGCTCCAGGAATGCCCACAAAATTGTCTCTCGATCTGGGGAACTCAATCATATTTGTAAGGAAAATTGGTATTTCTCTCGAGGTGAACGGGTTGATGACTTTAGTCTCCAGAAGCCGCCAGAAGGGCCCAGGGTCACCTGATTGTGATAGAGATGCTTCTGAGGTAGAGGATTTTGCGAGGAAACTGTTCTTAGAGACTGCGATGAACTCCACATGGTGAATGTGTTCAGGGATATCTGTCCAGAGGGAGAGGATCTTCGGGGTTTCTTGTGTGCTAGAGGGGCTCGTGCCCTGAGAGGGACAGGTCAGAAGAAAGTCGATGGAGGTACCCGTCGGAGGCCCTATCCAGTGCTTCTGGATCTTTATTATGTCTCGCCACTCCTTCAGAATTGGTGAGTCCAGTCCTGAGTAGAGGGACGAGGCGAACGCTGTTGTCCGAATGAACCACTGCTTCAATAGCTTTTTCTCTACTTTAGCACCTGATCGCCAGGAGCGACCGCTCTGGTCGACCTGCAACGTCGAAAATCGAGGTCTGGGAATTAGAGAACGACTTTTTATTTACTCACTCCCATTTCCATGTGTTGCTGTTGTTTCATTTGCATTTATTCATTTCCTCAAATCTACTTGAcaagaaagaaataatttttatgttttaccTGTTCATCAGCAAGTACTGTCCTGTCCACAGGATCCCAATTAACAAAAGACTCTTTCTGATAAGCCAAGGACTTCTTGTAGAGCTTCAGGAAGAGCATTTGCGTCCACTTATAATAATTAGGATCACAAGTCTTGAGTTCTCGATCCCAGTCAAAGTCACAGCCCATCTGCTCGAACTGGGTCTTCATTCTACTGATGTTGGAGAGGGTCCACGACGAGGGGGATATTTTGCGCTCGAGGGCCGCATTCTCAGCAGGAAGGCCGAAGGCATCCCAGCCCATGGGGTGGAGCACATTCTTCCCCCTCATTTTGTGGAATCGAGAGACTGAGTCGCTGATGGAGTAGACCCTCACGTGGCCCATGTGGAGAGCTCCTGAGGGGTATGGAAACATCGAGAGGACGTAATGGTTCTCAGGTTTCCTGGAGGTTCTAGCCGGCTTTTGGGGGCTTACCTTGGACTTCCAATAGCTCTCTATGGAGAGGCGAATCTCGTCTGTGAGGATTTTGTCCTGAATggggggataaaaaaattgattttctatGTTAACTATACACTTTTCAAGTgtaaatgaacaaaaatgataaaaactaTGTTTTTATTCATCGAAACATAACCTAGAAATTAAACTTCACACTCACCCATAACCCCAGTCCACTGGAGGCATAACACCTCACAAAACTCCTTCGGAAATCACCATCAGACCCTATAAAACCCGATTTGAAGGCCCTCCCCACGCAGTACCTCATCTTTA belongs to Diachasmimorpha longicaudata isolate KC_UGA_2023 chromosome 10, iyDiaLong2, whole genome shotgun sequence and includes:
- the LOC135166568 gene encoding acyl-CoA-binding domain-containing protein 4 isoform X2 encodes the protein MTTQEKFDAAVNVIRSLPKNGAYQPSHELQLRFYAYYKQATEGPCQQSKPAFWEVVKKAKWDAWMRLGNMSRQEAMNNYVEELKKIVETMSYTDNVATFLGSLDAFYESVPAEDLELLVGPVIERIRSQPGSPLSGSPLGSRETSPQRVRNPSRHISSSLETSPASSHSASPLPPDTDGEDEEFKDTVEVVPERFVAKSAVQNNTKIPNNLTNGFKSDPEETKCSHERGRSREKKDNEFLDQIAVTMQNLQRDLDRITGRVRGLEGKALQALAPQHQQPSIYPKWWPLRDCSPRIFALMIMWPFLAQGLISLVQRYRQRKM
- the LOC135166568 gene encoding acyl-CoA-binding domain-containing protein 4 isoform X1, with protein sequence MTTQEKFDAAVNVIRSLPKNGAYQPSHELQLRFYAYYKQATEGPCQQSKPAFWEVVKKAKWDAWMRLGNMSRQEAMNNYVEELKKIVETMSYTDNVATFLGSLDAFYESVPAEDLELLVGPVIERIRSQPGSPLSGSPLGSRETSPQRVRNPSRHISSSLETSPASSHSASPLPPDTDGEDEEFKDTVEFFCCSLNLSQVVPERFVAKSAVQNNTKIPNNLTNGFKSDPEETKCSHERGRSREKKDNEFLDQIAVTMQNLQRDLDRITGRVRGLEGKALQALAPQHQQPSIYPKWWPLRDCSPRIFALMIMWPFLAQGLISLVQRYRQRKM
- the LOC135166572 gene encoding gamma-glutamylcyclotransferase-like, whose protein sequence is MSTFLYFAYGSNLLTKRIHINNPTAVRRGIGCLKDFRLDFTRYSENWRGASATIVPTPDAHVWGAIWEIDLCNLADLDRQEGVDDAIYFPLEVDVERPEGGTVKCRVYQQCNNPRECIHVAKLPEQRQPSLVYLTTMFKGAEESGIPSSYVDYLKSVKHNGYAGKVDIGLAQSEI
- the LOC135166557 gene encoding leucine--tRNA ligase, mitochondrial, whose amino-acid sequence is MRYCVGRAFKSGFIGSDGDFRRSFVRCYASSGLGLWDKILTDEIRLSIESYWKSKVSPQKPARTSRKPENHYVLSMFPYPSGALHMGHVRVYSISDSVSRFHKMRGKNVLHPMGWDAFGLPAENAALERKISPSSWTLSNISRMKTQFEQMGCDFDWDRELKTCDPNYYKWTQMLFLKLYKKSLAYQKESFVNWDPVDRTVLADEQVDQSGRSWRSGAKVEKKLLKQWFIRTTAFASSLYSGLDSPILKEWRDIIKIQKHWIGPPTGTSIDFLLTCPSQGTSPSSTQETPKILSLWTDIPEHIHHVEFIAVSKNSFLAKSSTSEASLSQSGDPGPFWRLLETKVINPFTSREIPIFLTNMIEFPRSRDNFVGIPGACEVSRNFADAVKLNYSDIPEYEEDELLRKREEVMSQAREMGIGGFKVSSNLRDWLVSRQRYWGTPIPVVHCSKCGVVPVPEEELPVVLPEIDSTKNFEFQSLKDSPTWLNTSCPTCRGPALRESDTMDTFVDSSWYFLRYIDPHNSQEMFSKEKAEGFLPVDLYIGGKEHAALHLYYARFINHFLHSEGLVPTQEPFRQLLVQGMVMGRSFRVKSSGKYLRPDEVEKKGKNWVEKETNSPVVASWEKMSKSKHNGVDPEDMFKRFGADTTRLIILADVAPVSSRNWSEDTFQGIFNWQKRLWLTVGKLLEIRRGVDEGGVGVVKEEERLREEDAYLFDSRNFYIKGVNFNIVDSQQLSVAISKMQGLTNSIRKVHVNCVAHSREYERALAAQIIMLAPIAPQFASELWAGLCSAKYHLAKDDETLNFDKDLLEQQWPEVDMDYELDLSIIVNGNGLEKLKVRREILDTLSDEEAARLATESPQYREFAGDAPIKSFIFHSEPGCDRRIHFSVERKYPKVESTA